The Marivivens sp. LCG002 genome contains a region encoding:
- a CDS encoding DUF4147 domain-containing protein has protein sequence MSDALRTQLTHLFQVGVAAADPYEAVRTALAEDPFEPALIVSVGKAAMRMAEAALDTLGRGARCLVITNYENARDLDGAEVFASGHPIPDENGAKASQAVLDALEAGAGPVLALISGGGSALLPAPAKGISLEEKAEVNRLLLASGADIRQMNLVRQQLSRLKGGGFIVSAEPHPVRALILSDVVGDDLSTIASGPTAPSLGTAGDAIQMLKRFGLWDYISDSVRDHLAAVGRIRRLKSGDNRLIGSNTQSLRAIAGEIEGVTLLADPVEGDVAEAARLICDQAAKRGFTLWGGETTVQIKGKGKGGRNQELALRIAVEAGKRGWGEWMCLQAGTDGRDGPTDAAGAIVDQGTLGRIAAKGGDIGMYLANNDSYTALSLSGDLLVTGATGTNVADVGILFRK, from the coding sequence ATGTCGGACGCTCTGAGAACCCAGCTTACCCATCTTTTCCAAGTCGGGGTTGCCGCTGCCGATCCCTATGAGGCTGTTCGCACTGCGCTTGCAGAGGACCCTTTCGAGCCTGCGCTGATTGTCTCGGTCGGCAAAGCGGCCATGCGCATGGCCGAAGCCGCGCTCGACACGCTGGGTCGGGGTGCGCGCTGTCTCGTCATCACCAATTACGAAAACGCCCGCGATCTCGACGGGGCCGAGGTCTTTGCGTCGGGGCACCCGATTCCCGATGAAAACGGGGCCAAGGCGTCGCAGGCTGTTCTTGACGCTCTCGAAGCTGGGGCGGGACCCGTGCTCGCGCTCATTTCGGGCGGTGGCTCAGCGCTTTTGCCTGCGCCGGCCAAGGGTATTTCGCTTGAGGAAAAGGCCGAGGTGAACCGTCTTTTGCTCGCCAGCGGGGCCGACATCCGCCAGATGAACCTTGTCCGCCAGCAGCTTTCGCGGCTCAAGGGCGGCGGTTTCATCGTTTCGGCCGAGCCGCATCCCGTGCGGGCGCTGATCCTCTCGGATGTGGTGGGCGATGATCTTTCGACGATTGCCAGCGGTCCGACCGCGCCTTCGCTCGGCACGGCGGGGGATGCCATCCAGATGCTCAAACGCTTCGGGCTTTGGGATTACATCTCGGACAGCGTGCGTGATCACCTTGCCGCCGTCGGGCGCATTCGTCGTCTCAAGAGCGGCGACAATAGGCTAATCGGTTCCAACACCCAGAGCCTTCGGGCGATTGCCGGAGAGATCGAGGGGGTGACGCTTCTTGCCGATCCTGTCGAGGGCGATGTCGCCGAAGCCGCGCGTCTGATCTGTGATCAGGCGGCCAAACGCGGCTTTACCCTTTGGGGCGGGGAAACGACGGTCCAGATCAAGGGCAAAGGCAAAGGGGGCCGCAATCAGGAACTTGCGCTCAGGATCGCGGTTGAGGCCGGTAAACGCGGCTGGGGCGAATGGATGTGCCTTCAGGCCGGAACAGATGGCCGCGACGGTCCGACCGATGCCGCAGGGGCCATCGTCGATCAGGGCACCCTTGGACGCATTGCCGCCAAGGGCGGGGACATCGGCATGTATCTCGCCAACAACGACAGCTACACCGCGCTTTCACTCTCGGGCGATTTGCTTGTAACGGGGGCAACCGGAACGAATGTTGCCGATGTCGGAATTTTGTTCCGAAAGTGA